In Erigeron canadensis isolate Cc75 chromosome 7, C_canadensis_v1, whole genome shotgun sequence, one DNA window encodes the following:
- the LOC122607948 gene encoding UDP-glycosyltransferase 90A1-like translates to MTISTPPHFVIFPFMSKGHAIPLLYLARILANRHISVTIITTPSNYTNTKTTLENDPIIIINIPFPENIPDAPPGVEVIDKLPSMSTFINFVNATEHLKPRFEEVVSSLPHATCIISDGFLFWTQESAEKLGIPRLMFYGMNIFSMTISNIKEKFKPHATVSSDDELFSIPGFPRIKLTANDFERLWSDLDPKDPMLDLLVKTEKAMVRSNGMVVNSFYELESEFNDYWNRNFEPKAWLVGPFCVAKPQAPKRVKRPTWIEWLDKKLLENEPVIYVSFGSQAEVSQDQVLEVAQGLEKSNISFMWALKQKQLELITGEFEERVKGRGKVVTTWVDQMEILKHEGVCGFLSHCGWNSMLESMCAGVAVLAMPLIAEQHLNARMVVEEIGMGLRLWPRDRKARGIVEAKEVAKMVVELMKGEGGTRVRKRVNEVKEAAYGAMKEGGSSSKALDSLIKHVCEGVRLAV, encoded by the exons ATGACAATATCTACACCACCACATTTCGTCATATTTCCGTTCATGTCAAAAGGCCACGCCATCCCTCTCCTTTACCTCGCACGCATCCTTGCAAACCGTCATATCTCCGTCACCATCATCACCACCCCATCAAACTATACCAACACCAAAACCACCCTCGAAAACGACCctattatcatcatcaacatcccATTCCCCGAAAACATCCCCGATGCCCCTCCAGGAGTAGAAGTCATAGACAAACTTCCTTCCATGTCAACATTCATTAACTTCGTGAATGCCACCGAACACCTCAAACCGCGGTTTGAAGAGGTTGTCTCGAGTCTCCCACATGCCACTTGCATAATCTCTGACGGGTTTTTATTCTGGACTCAGGAATCCGCCGAGAAACTAGGGATTCCCCGTTTGATGTTTTACGGAATGAATATTTTTTCCATGACCATCAGCAATATCAAAGAAAAGTTCAAGCCACATGCCACAGTTAGCTCGGACGACGAGCTATTTTCGATACCAGGATTTCCCAGGATTAAGCTAACGGCAAATGACTTTGAACGTTTGTGGAGTGACCTCGACCCAAAAGACCCTATGCTGGATTTATTAGTGAAGACCGAGAAAGCTATGGTTAGGAGCAATGGCATGGTGGTTAACAGCTTTTACGAGCTCGAGTCAGAGTTTAATGATTACTGGAATCGAAACTTTGAACCCAAAGCTTGGTTGGTCGGACCTTTCTGTGTAGCCAAACCACAAGCACCAAAG AGGGTGAAAAGGCCAACATGGATCGAGTGGCTCGACAAGAAGCTCTTGGAGAATGAGCCGGTGATATACGTGTCATTTGGATCACAAGCGGAGGTATCTCAAGACCAGGTACTTGAGGTTGCCCAAGGGTTGGAAAAGTCAAACATAAGCTTCATGTGGGCATTGAAACAAAAGCAGTTGGAGTTAATCACAGGAGAGTTTGAAGAGAGGGTGAAGGGGAGGGGGAAGGTCGTGACAACATGGGTAGATCAGATGGAGATCCTGAAACATGAAGGTGTGTGTGGATTTTTAAGTCATTGTGGATGGAACTCGATGTTGGAGAGTATGTGTGCGGGTGTGGCAGTGTTGGCAATGCCGTTGATAGCAGAGCAACACCTGAATGCAAGGATGGTGGTGGAGGAGATTGGGATGGGGCTACGATTGTGGCCAAGGGATAGGAAGGCACGTGGGATAGTCGAAGCTAAAGAAGTGGCAAAAATGGTGGTGGAGTTGATGAAAGGGGAAGGTGGGACAAGAGTGAGAAAGAGGGTAAATGAGGTTAAAGAAGCTGCATATGGTGCCATGAAGGAAGGTGGCTCATCGTCGAAGGCCTTGGACTCGTTAATCAAACATGTTTGTGAAGGCGTGCGTTTAGCAGTTTAG